In Chloroflexota bacterium, one DNA window encodes the following:
- a CDS encoding Rieske 2Fe-2S domain-containing protein, whose product MFSWVCLYGRRFESMADAKTSAAIAALPPLTRREFINYAWLASLGFVFVVGFGGATFFFSFPRFKVGEFGGVFPLGKAGDALPKPDDPPIHNREGKFWLANVNGAIVALYDVCVHLGCLYEWQPVSGRFECPCHGSKYTKEGTYIEGPAGRSLDRMAMTFVSASNQVVAATNAQAQPVKIPADPELNVIVDTGKVTPGESHG is encoded by the coding sequence ATGTTTAGTTGGGTTTGTCTCTACGGAAGGAGATTCGAAAGCATGGCCGATGCAAAGACTAGCGCGGCAATTGCAGCGCTGCCTCCGCTGACTCGGCGTGAATTTATCAATTACGCCTGGCTCGCCTCGCTCGGGTTTGTTTTTGTCGTGGGCTTTGGCGGCGCCACATTCTTCTTTTCATTTCCCCGTTTCAAAGTCGGCGAGTTCGGCGGAGTTTTTCCGCTCGGCAAAGCCGGCGATGCGCTCCCCAAACCGGACGATCCGCCGATTCACAATCGCGAAGGCAAATTTTGGTTGGCAAACGTGAACGGCGCGATTGTCGCGTTGTACGACGTGTGTGTGCACTTGGGCTGTCTCTACGAATGGCAACCGGTCTCGGGACGTTTTGAATGTCCCTGCCACGGTTCCAAGTACACGAAAGAGGGCACGTACATCGAAGGACCCGCCGGACGCAGTCTCGATCGGATGGCGATGACGTTTGTCAGCGCGAGCAACCAGGTGGTTGCCGCGACGAACGCGCAAGCGCAACCCGTCAAAATCCCGGCGGACCCGGAATTGAATGTGATCGTGGACACCGGCAAGGTAACACCAGGCGAGTCGCACGGTTGA
- a CDS encoding CDGSH iron-sulfur domain-containing protein, producing the protein MATYSTENRNGHLRTTVHLEPGEKVSLCRCFKSKEFPICDGTHKQEPNSIGPVVVQAPLCPEKA; encoded by the coding sequence GTGGCGACCTATTCGACGGAAAATCGGAATGGGCATTTGAGAACGACGGTGCACTTGGAACCGGGTGAGAAGGTTTCGCTGTGCCGCTGTTTCAAGTCGAAGGAATTTCCAATCTGCGACGGCACGCATAAACAAGAACCGAACTCGATCGGACCGGTCGTCGTGCAAGCGCCACTGTGTCCAGAGAAAGCGTAA
- a CDS encoding HNH endonuclease, which yields MPLKLPNKKIQQQLASITNKRARIVIEHILKRGFVTTEELEKKSGYNHPPRAARDVREAGIPLETFRVRSSDGRSIAGYRFGDLTKIRKERLQGRKTFPKKLKEEMYETGSHKCAICGGEFESRYLQIDHRVPYEVAGDDKPGIWNPQDLMLVCGSCNRAKSWSCEHCENWKTGKAADVCLNCYWASPERYLHVALQEIRRTDILWRGNEVQTYERLKQAAQANQSPIPEYVKRIIAKHIE from the coding sequence ATGCCATTAAAATTGCCTAACAAGAAAATCCAGCAACAATTAGCATCCATCACGAACAAGCGCGCGCGAATTGTGATTGAGCACATTCTAAAGCGCGGGTTTGTTACGACGGAGGAATTGGAAAAGAAATCTGGGTACAATCACCCACCGAGAGCCGCACGTGATGTCCGCGAAGCGGGTATCCCATTGGAAACTTTTCGCGTTCGCTCCAGTGATGGTCGTTCGATTGCGGGTTATCGGTTTGGCGATCTCACTAAAATTCGTAAGGAACGACTGCAGGGCAGAAAAACGTTTCCCAAGAAATTGAAAGAGGAAATGTACGAGACAGGTAGCCACAAATGCGCGATTTGTGGCGGAGAATTCGAGTCGCGATATTTGCAGATAGATCATCGCGTCCCATACGAAGTGGCAGGTGACGATAAACCAGGTATATGGAATCCCCAGGATTTGATGTTGGTCTGCGGTTCTTGCAATCGCGCCAAGTCATGGTCTTGCGAGCACTGCGAAAACTGGAAGACCGGCAAAGCCGCCGATGTTTGTTTGAATTGTTACTGGGCAAGTCCAGAGCGTTACTTGCATGTAGCTCTACAAGAAATCAGGCGCACGGATATTTTGTGGAGAGGCAACGAGGTTCAAACCTACGAGCGATTGAAGCAAGCCGCGCAAGCAAATCAGTCTCCGATTCCTGAATACGTCAAGCGAATCATTGCCAAGCATATCGAGTAA
- a CDS encoding DNA adenine methylase, whose product MKVPHPIPYQGSKRNIAKYILPFFPHDIATLVEPFAGSAAISIAAACYGKASRFHLNDLNKPLMTLWHEIINNPQNVAEGYARLWKEQQGNERKYYDQVRDEFNRTKRPEYLLYLLARCVKASVRYNPKGEFNQSPDNRRLGREPRKMADDIFAVSNILRGRTKITSKDFKDVLQASTPSDLIYMDPPYQGVCSNGDTRYYGGVSFDEMMRELELLNCRQMSFILSYDGRTGDKAFGKQLPRELGLLRIEVDAGRSTQSTLLGGDAITYESVYLSKALAKRLDLHPRDLVNRSKARPAAVQLAFVTS is encoded by the coding sequence GTGAAAGTGCCCCATCCGATTCCATATCAAGGTAGTAAGCGAAACATCGCGAAGTACATTCTGCCGTTTTTCCCGCACGACATTGCGACACTAGTTGAGCCGTTCGCCGGTTCGGCGGCAATTTCGATTGCCGCGGCGTGTTATGGCAAGGCATCGCGTTTTCATCTGAACGATTTGAACAAACCGCTCATGACATTGTGGCATGAGATCATCAATAATCCACAGAACGTTGCCGAGGGGTACGCGCGTCTGTGGAAAGAGCAGCAAGGGAATGAGCGCAAGTATTACGATCAGGTTCGGGACGAGTTTAACCGCACAAAACGACCGGAGTATTTGCTCTATTTGCTCGCGCGATGCGTCAAGGCATCGGTGCGTTATAACCCAAAGGGTGAATTCAACCAGAGTCCGGATAACCGACGTCTGGGGCGCGAGCCGCGGAAGATGGCAGACGATATCTTTGCCGTATCGAACATCTTGCGCGGCAGAACCAAAATCACGAGCAAGGATTTCAAGGATGTTTTGCAGGCATCCACGCCAAGCGATTTGATCTACATGGATCCGCCGTACCAAGGTGTGTGTAGTAACGGCGACACGCGTTATTATGGCGGTGTGAGTTTCGATGAAATGATGCGTGAGCTAGAATTGCTGAATTGCCGTCAGATGTCATTCATTTTGAGTTATGATGGGCGAACCGGCGACAAGGCATTTGGCAAGCAACTTCCTCGCGAACTTGGATTATTGAGAATCGAAGTGGATGCGGGGCGTTCGACACAATCTACCCTCTTGGGTGGAGATGCAATTACGTACGAATCGGTGTACCTTTCAAAGGCGCTGGCTAAACGATTGGACCTTCATCCACGCGATCTAGTAAATCGAAGCAAGGCACGACCTGCAGCAGTGCAACTCGCATTTGTAACCAGCTAA
- a CDS encoding BMP family protein: MKRLIFVLLVIATITLVACAAPPTEAPKPTAVPAKPFRVAVIMPSAANDLAFSQSMVDALKRVQTEMGKDKFDFVFTDNLGNVPDAAAAIRDYAGKGFDLVIAHGSQYGASLADIAPDFPKVAFAWGTAVDTFAAKGVKNINAYTVQADQGGYVLGVIAAKLSKTGGFGLIGPIPAGDGALHINGFEAGVKATNPNAKIAKTFTQSFSDVALMSQAAQTMIANGADMLTGTSQAVVGAIGVVKEKNAAWFGNQSSQASLAPKNVVATQVYDWTPFVKQMIDNTKAGKLGGEVMIGTLKNKVLVVEYNKDYTLPADVKKLADDTVQGLIDGKIQTGVK, from the coding sequence ATGAAACGACTGATTTTTGTTTTGCTGGTCATCGCGACGATTACGTTGGTCGCGTGCGCCGCGCCGCCGACCGAAGCGCCCAAGCCGACCGCGGTGCCGGCGAAACCGTTCCGCGTCGCGGTGATTATGCCGAGCGCGGCGAACGATCTCGCGTTCAGCCAGAGCATGGTAGACGCGTTGAAAAGAGTCCAAACCGAAATGGGTAAGGACAAGTTTGATTTCGTTTTCACCGATAACCTGGGCAACGTCCCGGATGCCGCCGCCGCGATTCGCGATTACGCCGGCAAGGGTTTTGACCTCGTGATCGCGCACGGTTCGCAATACGGCGCGTCGCTCGCGGACATCGCGCCCGATTTCCCCAAAGTCGCGTTTGCGTGGGGCACCGCCGTGGACACGTTCGCGGCAAAGGGCGTCAAGAACATTAACGCCTACACTGTGCAAGCCGATCAGGGCGGTTACGTGCTGGGTGTGATCGCCGCGAAACTGTCCAAGACCGGCGGTTTCGGTCTCATCGGACCCATTCCCGCAGGTGATGGCGCGTTGCACATCAACGGCTTTGAAGCCGGCGTCAAAGCGACCAACCCGAACGCCAAAATCGCCAAGACGTTCACGCAATCGTTCAGCGATGTCGCGTTGATGTCGCAAGCCGCGCAAACAATGATCGCGAACGGCGCGGATATGTTGACCGGCACGTCGCAAGCGGTCGTCGGCGCGATCGGCGTCGTGAAAGAAAAGAACGCCGCGTGGTTCGGCAATCAATCGTCGCAAGCATCGCTCGCGCCCAAGAACGTCGTCGCGACCCAGGTTTACGATTGGACGCCGTTCGTCAAGCAAATGATTGATAACACCAAAGCCGGCAAGCTGGGCGGCGAGGTGATGATCGGCACGCTCAAGAACAAGGTGCTCGTCGTCGAATACAACAAGGATTACACCTTGCCTGCCGATGTCAAGAAACTCGCGGACGATACCGTCCAGGGTTTGATTGACGGCAAGATTCAAACGGGCGTCAAGTAA
- a CDS encoding NUDIX domain-containing protein yields MRHLDKVTAFITRHDGDEVLLFEHPYAGIQIPAGTVEEGEPFAQAALREAREESGLNELHVCAFLDTQETRLPDHLPFIARTTRAYARPDAASFNWVQFRRGIQVTAQRRANGFTQVTYQESDDTLNPQYITFHITAWVADDALADTLRRHFFHLEFRGASPDRWRVQTDNHMFTPFWARCDALPPINPPQDAWLDFLTRIR; encoded by the coding sequence ATGCGACACCTGGATAAAGTAACGGCGTTCATCACGCGGCATGACGGCGACGAAGTGCTTCTCTTTGAACATCCGTATGCCGGGATCCAAATTCCGGCGGGCACGGTCGAAGAGGGCGAACCGTTCGCACAAGCCGCGTTACGCGAGGCGCGCGAAGAATCCGGCTTGAACGAGTTGCACGTGTGCGCCTTTCTCGATACACAAGAGACACGATTGCCGGATCATCTGCCTTTCATTGCGCGGACAACAAGAGCGTACGCGCGTCCCGATGCGGCGAGCTTTAACTGGGTGCAATTCCGACGCGGCATTCAAGTGACCGCGCAGCGCCGCGCGAACGGATTCACGCAGGTGACGTATCAGGAATCGGACGACACGTTGAATCCGCAGTACATCACGTTTCACATCACGGCGTGGGTTGCGGACGACGCGCTCGCGGACACGCTCCGACGACATTTTTTTCATCTCGAATTTCGCGGCGCGTCGCCGGATCGTTGGCGCGTGCAGACGGACAATCATATGTTCACACCGTTCTGGGCGCGTTGCGACGCGCTGCCGCCGATCAATCCGCCGCAAGACGCGTGGCTCGATTTTTTGACGCGCATCAGGTAG
- a CDS encoding DUF4203 domain-containing protein, whose protein sequence is MIALFRALEGILLLTLGRKLFWVFVAAIGFEAGAVFAARVFQRQPEWLTLLVALSVGILGAVLAIVLQNVVVGIAGFVAGGVIAAGVLDLLNLDATPLPLIAFVVGGVIGAIWVALLFDWALIGLSSLAGAITLTNVLLPRGAMAIIAIVVLFVVGVMIQVGWLWREKRGAS, encoded by the coding sequence ATGATTGCGCTGTTCCGCGCGCTCGAAGGTATTCTGCTCCTCACGCTGGGACGCAAGTTGTTCTGGGTCTTTGTCGCGGCGATCGGATTTGAAGCGGGCGCGGTGTTTGCCGCGCGCGTGTTTCAACGCCAACCTGAGTGGCTGACGTTGCTCGTCGCGTTGAGCGTGGGCATCCTGGGCGCGGTGCTCGCGATTGTTCTACAGAATGTCGTCGTCGGCATTGCCGGGTTTGTCGCGGGCGGAGTCATCGCGGCAGGTGTTCTCGATTTGCTGAACCTCGACGCGACGCCGCTCCCGTTGATCGCGTTTGTCGTCGGCGGTGTGATTGGTGCGATATGGGTCGCGCTCTTGTTCGATTGGGCATTGATCGGTCTGTCGTCGCTCGCGGGCGCAATCACGTTGACGAACGTCCTGTTGCCGCGCGGCGCGATGGCGATCATCGCGATTGTTGTGTTGTTCGTCGTCGGTGTGATGATTCAGGTGGGTTGGTTGTGGAGAGAGAAGCGAGGCGCATCGTGA
- a CDS encoding cytochrome b N-terminal domain-containing protein, translating to MFEGNGNGRRNPLTAIAEQVYTRLPVGAKESLRILGALRSKEGRTNVSQEMRGKAWELADNTTRAVSAGMGIADVRALFRGDPPVEKPNPRYKVFTNAFFAHIRPRYYEKSSTKFTHTFGLGFMSALTFFVEVVTGTILMVFYIPEQDRAYQSMVKIIAEVPFGQLMRDVHRIGAELMVIFVALHMLRVYLTGSYKHPRQFTWVTGVILLIVTLGLSYSGYLLPWDQLAYWAVTIGTSMAKSAPPKEIMGYISNLLLRGGDTIGQNGLLRFYLLHVILFPALAIVFISVHYYRVSRLHGISLPASEEESPDPAVRKAAKERLDYLPDVLTKELMWIAIAVFGMVAFAAFSFHAPLEHHADPYRTPLHTTAPWYFLWIQGMLKDPVVLPILRALRDFIGIDLVQFYDSPAVQGVIFPTVIFVVIFAIPYIDEWWERFWGRTPSRQGKNRKLGLSVAIISLVLFVVFSYFGTPYFGVSAPPAVEIGQEFIPEECVLPPIPLLLDNCGEVRRLGYEGLPVGSYELAQHGAPPANAEEFDRMLARMQTAVARESQRGKETSGKSGLVDAQGFFVVEDWQMRLKKVTLRITWTPQSVADAGVYEKIIYLHKESAYE from the coding sequence ATGTTTGAAGGAAACGGAAACGGACGCCGCAACCCGCTTACCGCCATCGCGGAACAGGTCTACACGCGTTTGCCGGTAGGCGCAAAAGAATCACTGAGAATCCTCGGCGCGTTGCGCTCGAAGGAAGGCCGCACAAACGTCTCGCAAGAAATGCGCGGCAAAGCGTGGGAGTTGGCGGACAATACGACGCGCGCAGTGTCCGCCGGCATGGGCATCGCGGATGTGCGCGCGCTCTTTCGCGGCGACCCGCCGGTCGAAAAACCGAACCCGCGCTATAAAGTGTTCACGAACGCGTTCTTCGCGCACATTCGCCCGCGCTATTACGAAAAATCCTCGACCAAGTTTACGCACACGTTCGGGCTGGGTTTTATGAGCGCGCTGACGTTCTTCGTCGAAGTGGTCACTGGCACGATCTTGATGGTCTTTTACATTCCCGAACAAGACCGCGCGTACCAATCCATGGTCAAGATCATTGCCGAAGTGCCGTTCGGTCAATTGATGCGCGACGTTCACCGCATCGGCGCGGAGTTGATGGTGATCTTTGTCGCGCTGCACATGTTGCGCGTGTATCTGACCGGCTCGTACAAACATCCGCGTCAATTCACCTGGGTCACCGGCGTGATTCTACTCATCGTCACGCTGGGTCTCTCGTACTCCGGTTACTTGCTGCCCTGGGATCAACTGGCGTACTGGGCGGTGACGATTGGCACAAGCATGGCGAAATCCGCGCCGCCGAAAGAGATCATGGGGTACATCTCCAACCTGCTTTTGCGCGGCGGCGACACAATCGGGCAAAATGGTTTGCTCCGCTTTTATCTCTTGCACGTGATCTTGTTCCCAGCCCTCGCGATTGTGTTCATCTCGGTGCACTATTATCGCGTTTCGCGTTTGCACGGCATCAGTTTGCCGGCGAGCGAGGAAGAATCGCCCGATCCGGCTGTGCGCAAAGCGGCGAAGGAACGGCTCGATTATTTACCGGATGTGTTGACGAAAGAATTGATGTGGATCGCGATTGCGGTGTTCGGCATGGTCGCGTTCGCGGCGTTCTCGTTCCACGCGCCGCTCGAACATCACGCCGATCCGTACCGCACGCCGCTGCACACGACCGCACCGTGGTACTTTCTCTGGATTCAAGGCATGTTGAAAGACCCGGTCGTCTTGCCGATTTTGCGCGCGCTGCGCGATTTCATCGGGATTGACCTCGTGCAATTCTACGATAGCCCGGCGGTGCAGGGCGTGATTTTTCCGACGGTGATTTTCGTCGTCATCTTTGCGATTCCGTACATTGACGAATGGTGGGAACGCTTCTGGGGTCGCACGCCGAGTCGCCAGGGCAAGAATCGCAAACTGGGTCTCAGCGTCGCGATCATCTCGCTCGTCTTGTTCGTCGTGTTCTCGTACTTTGGCACGCCGTACTTTGGCGTGTCCGCGCCGCCCGCCGTCGAAATCGGTCAAGAGTTCATTCCGGAAGAATGCGTGCTGCCGCCGATTCCACTCTTGCTGGATAACTGCGGCGAAGTTCGCCGACTTGGTTATGAGGGATTGCCGGTCGGCAGTTACGAATTGGCGCAACACGGCGCGCCGCCGGCGAACGCCGAAGAATTCGATCGAATGCTTGCGCGGATGCAGACCGCGGTCGCGCGCGAATCGCAACGCGGGAAAGAGACGAGCGGCAAGAGCGGCTTGGTGGACGCGCAGGGATTTTTCGTCGTCGAGGATTGGCAGATGCGGTTGAAAAAAGTAACGCTACGAATTACCTGGACGCCGCAAAGCGTCGCCGATGCCGGGGTGTACGAAAAGATCATCTACCTGCACAAGGAATCTGCGTACGAATAA
- the mreD gene encoding rod shape-determining protein MreD codes for MSNWVLIPLLLLVAVLQATLLPLVPVFGFTLDLALVLVIGWGLVGPAWQAAQWGFTLGLFLDLISGLPFGAHTLSLTLIGLLMSAGQLVFFRSNLAAPPIAAVLATLIQHLIILSILAFTGQPIAWDAFLLRVTLPTALLNTLTLTALFLPLRWLAQRVAPQMEFH; via the coding sequence ATGTCAAACTGGGTTTTAATTCCACTCCTCTTACTCGTCGCGGTCCTCCAAGCGACGCTCTTGCCACTGGTGCCGGTCTTTGGTTTTACGCTCGACCTTGCCCTTGTGCTCGTGATTGGCTGGGGTTTGGTCGGACCGGCGTGGCAAGCCGCGCAATGGGGATTCACGCTCGGTCTATTCCTCGATCTGATATCGGGCTTGCCATTTGGCGCGCATACCTTGTCGCTCACACTCATCGGATTGTTGATGAGCGCGGGTCAGTTGGTCTTTTTCCGAAGTAATCTTGCCGCGCCGCCCATCGCCGCGGTACTCGCAACGCTGATTCAACACCTCATCATTCTCAGTATCCTCGCCTTCACCGGGCAACCGATCGCGTGGGACGCGTTTCTATTACGCGTCACATTGCCGACCGCGTTGCTCAACACGCTCACACTCACCGCGTTGTTCCTGCCCCTACGCTGGCTCGCACAGCGCGTCGCGCCACAAATGGAATTTCATTAG
- a CDS encoding ABC transporter permease: MISDLFSLHVLIGILTSGVRLATSYLYAAIGETFGQISGVLNLGVEGIMLVAAYAAYYTVLQTGDPWLGLLAALVVGSLMGLGTAFISVTLKAEQGISGIGIYLFGLGLSDLLYRITIKSPQTVQGFTDIKIPVLTDLPIVGPIFFNQNLLVYLAFALVPIAWWVLNKTTFGLKVRAVGQNPEAADTLGISVARVRYITVIIGGAFAGLSGASLSIALLNVFQQNITSGQGFIAVALVYFGAWKPFRVMLGCLLFSMVNALQLWIQTLGIPIPSDLALMMPYILTIIALMFAARQVIAQPAALTKPFERGE; encoded by the coding sequence ATGATTAGCGATCTCTTTTCTCTTCACGTCCTCATCGGCATTCTCACTTCCGGCGTGCGCCTCGCGACCTCGTATCTCTACGCCGCGATTGGCGAAACGTTTGGGCAGATCAGCGGCGTGCTAAATCTCGGCGTCGAAGGAATTATGCTCGTCGCCGCGTATGCCGCGTACTACACCGTTTTGCAAACCGGCGATCCCTGGCTTGGACTGCTTGCCGCGCTCGTCGTCGGCTCGTTGATGGGCTTGGGCACGGCGTTCATCAGTGTCACGCTCAAAGCGGAACAAGGCATCAGCGGCATCGGCATTTATTTGTTCGGGCTTGGCTTGAGCGATTTGCTCTATCGCATCACGATCAAATCGCCGCAAACCGTCCAGGGTTTCACCGACATCAAAATTCCGGTGCTGACCGATTTGCCGATTGTCGGTCCAATTTTCTTCAATCAGAATTTGCTGGTCTACCTCGCGTTTGCGCTCGTGCCAATTGCTTGGTGGGTGCTGAACAAGACGACGTTCGGATTGAAGGTGCGCGCGGTCGGACAAAACCCGGAAGCCGCGGACACGCTCGGCATCAGCGTCGCGCGCGTGCGCTACATCACCGTCATCATCGGCGGCGCGTTCGCCGGTCTTTCTGGCGCCTCGCTCTCGATTGCGCTGCTGAATGTGTTTCAACAAAACATTACCAGCGGGCAAGGATTCATCGCGGTCGCGCTCGTGTACTTTGGCGCGTGGAAACCGTTTCGGGTGATGCTGGGTTGTTTGCTGTTCAGTATGGTCAACGCGTTGCAGTTGTGGATTCAAACGCTCGGCATTCCGATTCCCTCCGATCTCGCGTTGATGATGCCGTATATTTTGACGATCATCGCGTTGATGTTTGCGGCGCGCCAGGTGATCGCGCAACCCGCCGCGCTGACGAAACCGTTCGAGCGGGGAGAGTGA
- a CDS encoding ABC transporter permease produces the protein MKSFDLSRLNAIIVPLVAGGLGLLVGAVMLLALGANPLEAYAAMAQGAFGSPNAIADTLVKAGPLLFVGIGTCIAYRCGVINIGGEGQLVMGALGATAVALTFQDTPAVLLVPASLFAGFLGGAFWGGIAGVLKVKFGVNEVLSTIMLNSIAGFFLVFLLTGVLIDPTTADNAIKIPQTQRLPNASDLARWVPTRLHAGIALGIVIAILAYILLWRTTIGYRIRAVGFNPRASKYAGISVQRYQLLAFLLSGALAGLGGAVELLGVTHRVFSDGSAHGFTGNAGFNGIVAALFGSLHPLGTIPASILFGALLVGANSLQRTVQVPSAFVITLDGLIVVFVVASQIWAQRRSVKRVDETRVAIPSAETSQ, from the coding sequence ATGAAATCATTCGACCTCTCTCGACTCAACGCGATCATCGTGCCGCTCGTCGCCGGCGGACTGGGCTTGCTTGTCGGCGCGGTGATGTTGCTCGCGCTCGGCGCGAATCCACTTGAAGCGTACGCGGCGATGGCGCAGGGCGCGTTCGGCAGTCCCAACGCGATTGCCGATACGCTCGTAAAAGCCGGACCGCTGCTCTTCGTCGGCATCGGCACCTGCATCGCATATCGGTGCGGCGTCATCAACATCGGCGGCGAAGGGCAACTCGTGATGGGCGCGCTCGGCGCAACCGCGGTCGCGCTCACGTTTCAAGATACGCCCGCGGTCTTGCTCGTCCCAGCCAGCTTGTTCGCCGGATTTCTCGGCGGCGCGTTTTGGGGCGGCATCGCCGGTGTGCTCAAAGTGAAATTCGGCGTCAACGAAGTGTTGAGCACAATCATGCTCAATTCGATTGCCGGATTTTTCCTGGTCTTTCTCCTCACCGGCGTTTTGATTGATCCGACGACCGCCGACAACGCGATCAAGATTCCGCAAACGCAGCGTCTGCCAAACGCGTCCGATCTCGCGCGCTGGGTGCCGACGCGTTTGCACGCGGGCATCGCGCTTGGTATCGTCATCGCGATCCTCGCGTACATTTTGTTGTGGCGCACGACGATTGGCTATCGCATCCGCGCGGTCGGGTTCAATCCGCGCGCGTCCAAGTACGCCGGGATTTCGGTGCAACGTTATCAACTACTCGCGTTCTTGTTGAGCGGCGCGCTCGCGGGACTGGGTGGCGCGGTCGAGTTGCTCGGCGTCACGCATCGCGTTTTCAGCGACGGCTCGGCGCACGGGTTTACCGGCAACGCCGGGTTCAACGGCATCGTCGCCGCGTTGTTCGGCTCGCTGCATCCGCTCGGCACGATTCCCGCGTCCATCTTGTTCGGCGCGCTACTCGTCGGCGCGAACAGTTTGCAACGCACGGTCCAGGTTCCCTCTGCGTTCGTCATCACGCTCGACGGATTGATCGTCGTGTTCGTCGTCGCGAGCCAAATCTGGGCGCAGCGCCGCAGTGTGAAACGCGTGGACGAAACGCGAGTCGCAATACCTAGCGCGGAAACATCCCAGTAA
- a CDS encoding c-type cytochrome, whose product MSTQLKILVGFIFTLLTCVPLAAIAVNDMGRDFNLTASDAQTVMQKREASLQGREIEVGAELYGQYCAGCHGNKGEGIPTLAPAINRMDLLDGRREKEISWSGSIPAFLKNTIAAGRPVPSRPDLYSARMPTWGNQYGGPMRPDQVDALVAFVLNWREDAPEVNAWPPPLATGPRPSPTPGPSPTPAPVIAGVNPKCQNIKPEYVGKKSPYKPDDRAALAAGKTTYDNLCASCHGTRGRGDGPTAASLNPKPANLADKAFMQTISPECHLFMVSEGVAGTGMPPWKSLGEDALWKVIIYERSFSGVP is encoded by the coding sequence ATGTCCACTCAACTCAAAATCTTGGTCGGATTCATTTTTACCCTGCTCACGTGCGTGCCGCTCGCGGCGATTGCCGTGAACGATATGGGGCGCGATTTCAATCTTACCGCGTCGGACGCGCAGACGGTGATGCAAAAGCGCGAGGCGTCCTTGCAAGGACGCGAGATCGAAGTGGGCGCTGAATTGTATGGACAGTACTGCGCGGGCTGTCACGGCAACAAAGGCGAAGGTATCCCCACGCTTGCGCCGGCGATCAACCGCATGGATTTGCTCGATGGTCGGCGCGAAAAGGAAATCAGTTGGTCGGGTAGCATTCCGGCGTTTCTCAAGAACACGATTGCCGCCGGTCGCCCGGTTCCTTCGCGTCCCGATTTGTACTCGGCGCGTATGCCGACCTGGGGCAATCAGTACGGCGGACCGATGCGTCCCGATCAAGTGGATGCGCTCGTGGCGTTTGTGCTGAACTGGCGTGAGGATGCGCCCGAAGTGAATGCGTGGCCCCCCCCGCTCGCGACGGGACCGCGACCCAGCCCGACGCCCGGTCCTTCGCCGACGCCTGCGCCGGTCATTGCCGGCGTGAACCCCAAGTGCCAGAACATCAAACCGGAGTACGTCGGCAAAAAATCGCCGTACAAACCGGATGATCGCGCGGCGCTCGCCGCCGGCAAAACGACGTACGATAATTTGTGTGCGTCGTGTCACGGCACGCGTGGTCGCGGCGATGGACCGACCGCGGCGTCGCTGAACCCCAAGCCGGCGAATTTGGCGGACAAGGCGTTCATGCAAACGATCTCACCCGAATGCCATCTCTTTATGGTCTCCGAAGGTGTGGCGGGCACGGGAATGCCGCCGTGGAAATCGCTCGGCGAAGATGCGCTGTGGAAAGTGATTATCTACGAGCGTTCGTTCTCCGGTGTGCCGTAA